A single genomic interval of Desulfobaccales bacterium harbors:
- the lgt gene encoding prolipoprotein diacylglyceryl transferase, giving the protein MHPILLELGPIKIFTYGFFLAVAFLTAIFVAGREAQRQGIPKGQFYDLCFYIIVAALVGSRLLFVILEPGPFLSHPLKLIALWEGGLDFQGGMFLALVVAFIYIRYRGWAWRPTLDALAVGAPLGQFFGRIGCFMAGCCFGTPTDLPWAVVFTDPTSLCPLRGVHLHPSQLYEAFLALGVFGFLYWFRTRKRYSGQVILIYLCLAGLVRFVVEFFRSPLDYRGPTYLGWMPLTQLIALVLFLVCAGLLLYWGFKSQPQAQEQH; this is encoded by the coding sequence ATGCATCCAATCCTGCTTGAACTCGGGCCGATAAAAATCTTTACTTACGGCTTTTTCCTGGCCGTGGCCTTTTTGACCGCTATCTTCGTGGCGGGCCGGGAAGCCCAGCGCCAGGGCATACCCAAGGGGCAATTTTACGACCTCTGTTTCTATATCATCGTGGCGGCCCTGGTGGGCTCCCGCCTGCTCTTCGTCATTTTGGAGCCCGGGCCTTTTTTGAGCCATCCTCTAAAGCTCATCGCCCTCTGGGAAGGCGGCCTGGATTTCCAGGGAGGCATGTTTTTGGCCCTGGTTGTGGCCTTTATCTACATCCGCTACCGCGGCTGGGCCTGGCGCCCCACCCTGGATGCCCTGGCCGTGGGCGCGCCCCTGGGCCAGTTCTTCGGCCGCATCGGCTGCTTTATGGCCGGTTGCTGCTTCGGCACTCCCACCGATCTGCCCTGGGCAGTGGTCTTCACCGACCCCACCTCCCTCTGTCCACTCCGGGGGGTCCATTTGCATCCGTCTCAGCTCTACGAAGCCTTCCTGGCTTTGGGCGTATTCGGGTTTCTCTATTGGTTCCGAACCCGGAAACGCTATAGCGGACAGGTGATCCTGATTTACCTTTGCCTGGCTGGCCTGGTGCGCTTCGTGGTGGAGTTTTTCCGCAGCCCCTTGGATTATCGGGGGCCAACATACCTTGGCTGGATGCCCCTGACCCAGCTCATCGCCCTGGTTCTCTTCCTGGTGTGCGCCGGTCTGCTGCTTTACTGGGGCTTTAAGTCCCAGCCCCAGGCCCAGGAGCAGCATTGA
- the lspA gene encoding signal peptidase II, with protein sequence MSRKLAILMPVLMVGLVLDQVSKLFILLKLPLGGKLALIPGLLNFVHVHNKGAAFGILSGWSAEFAWLFFVATTALVLVILGYMLWRLPGSEWLATLGYSLVLTGALGNLIDRVRLGEVVDFVDVYYGHYHWPAFNVADSLVCVGAAVLVWVIIKEEKTADASNPA encoded by the coding sequence GTGTCCCGGAAATTAGCCATTCTCATGCCCGTCCTCATGGTGGGCTTGGTTCTCGATCAGGTCAGCAAGCTGTTCATCCTCCTGAAGCTGCCTTTGGGAGGTAAGCTGGCCCTCATCCCCGGACTGCTCAACTTCGTGCACGTCCATAACAAGGGCGCGGCTTTCGGCATCTTGTCCGGCTGGTCGGCTGAATTCGCCTGGCTGTTCTTTGTGGCAACCACCGCTTTGGTCCTAGTGATCCTGGGTTATATGTTATGGCGGCTGCCCGGTAGCGAATGGCTCGCGACCCTGGGATACAGCCTGGTCTTAACCGGGGCCCTGGGCAACCTGATTGACCGGGTCCGCCTGGGAGAAGTGGTGGATTTTGTTGACGTCTATTACGGCCACTACCATTGGCCGGCTTTCAATGTGGCCGACAGCCTGGTCTGCGTAGGAGCCGCCGTCTTGGTATGGGTTATTATCAAAGAAGAGAAAACCGCTGATGCATCCAATCCTGCTTGA
- a CDS encoding phosphatidate cytidylyltransferase — translation MHARRWLTALIALPILLLVLLKGGHIFFILLILAVNCLAQWEFLGMFQVEADVIRRLKSIILGSILLLSFCTAQRASQISNPTGVIFVLVGVLFVLFLFYLITYDHIVELTKDLMINVLALLYIPLLLGHFIWLRHLNDGQWWIFWLFMVIMAGDTGAFYCGRTFGKTKLYPAVSPGKTWAGAVGGTIAAVIVGAAVAHWALPWESLATMAGLALFLAIVGLLGDLFESMLKRQAEVKDTSGLLPGHGGMLDRLDSLLFAAPVVLYVRLFLIG, via the coding sequence TTGCACGCACGCCGCTGGCTAACCGCCCTGATCGCTTTACCTATACTGTTGTTGGTGCTCTTAAAAGGCGGGCATATCTTTTTTATCCTGTTGATCCTGGCGGTCAATTGCCTGGCCCAGTGGGAGTTCCTGGGCATGTTCCAGGTCGAAGCCGACGTCATTCGCCGGTTGAAATCCATCATCCTGGGATCGATACTTCTTCTGAGCTTCTGTACTGCCCAGCGGGCCTCTCAGATCTCCAATCCCACCGGTGTCATCTTCGTCCTGGTGGGCGTCCTCTTTGTCCTTTTTCTCTTCTATCTCATCACCTACGACCACATCGTCGAACTCACCAAGGATTTGATGATCAACGTCCTGGCCCTCCTGTATATCCCTTTGCTTCTGGGGCACTTTATCTGGCTGCGCCACTTAAACGACGGCCAATGGTGGATCTTCTGGCTCTTCATGGTGATCATGGCCGGGGATACGGGGGCATTTTACTGCGGCCGGACCTTTGGCAAAACCAAACTCTACCCTGCGGTCAGTCCGGGCAAGACCTGGGCCGGGGCAGTGGGGGGCACCATTGCGGCGGTGATCGTCGGTGCCGCCGTAGCGCATTGGGCCTTGCCCTGGGAGAGCTTGGCGACCATGGCCGGGTTGGCGCTGTTTTTGGCCATTGTGGGACTGCTGGGGGACCTCTTCGAGTCCATGCTTAAGCGTCAGGCCGAGGTTAAGGACACCTCGGGGCTCCTGCCCGGCCATGGCGGCATGCTGGACCGCCTGGACAGTCTGCTCTTCGCCGCGCCCGTGGTACTCTACGTCCGGTTATTCCTCATCGGCTGA
- the ileS gene encoding isoleucine--tRNA ligase, translating to MDYKETLNLPRTNFPMKADLPRREPLFLERWAEMDLYGKIRAQSLGRPKFILHDGPPYANGHIHLGHALNKILKDIIIKSRQMTGYDSPYVPGWDCHGLPIEHQVDKELKAKKLRLSQVEVRQRCRAYAGQFIDIQRAEFKRLGVLGNWDHPYLTMKDAYVAEILEEYGQFYFSGAIHRSKKPIHWCATCRTALAEAEVEYEDHRTPTIFVKFSLVTPPPQMPELGAGKKTALVIWTTTPWTLPANLAIAMHPNLEYVGMDVGDEVLVLAADLAPGLLSLWGLTGQEIFKVKGRKLEGALCRHPWLERDSQVILANYVTLEAGTGLVHIAPGHGQEDYDSGRKYNLEPYSPVDDFGKFTQEVPEFAGQKVWEANSGIIELLKAKGKLLSAQELTHSYPHCWRCKQPIIFRATEQWFISMETNDLRSKALAAIDRVTWIPRWGRERIYQMVERRPDWCISRQRAWGVPIVAFHCVGCGKVLLTPEILESIIARVREEGADLWFADSAASLLPPGTTCACGGSDFKKETDILDVWFDSGVSWAAVVEPDPTLALPADLYLEGSDQHRGWFHSSLLTCVGTRGHAPYKGVLTHGFVVDGDGRKMSKSLGNVIAPQEVMDKYGAEILRLWVAAEDYRDDVRLSPDILKQLADAYRRFRNTARFMLGNLSDFDPERDWLEPDKREELDRLALSWLAQLLARVKRAYEDYEFHQAFHRLHQFCAVEMSAIYLDILKDRLYVSKADSRERRSAQSTLFDLLQGLTLAMSPILSFTADEIWGYIPGSGRPESVHLGDFPEPPPGLPDEALLAKYDFLLKIRGEINRKLEEARKTKLIAASQEAVIYLGATGERFEKLQGLISELKTLAQVAELKVEPIEVLSGEGIISGEISGLAVLVKKASGEKCVRCWFHYPGVGEDPKHPQICARCRQVLED from the coding sequence ATGGATTATAAAGAGACGTTAAATTTGCCCCGCACCAATTTTCCCATGAAGGCCGATCTGCCCCGGCGGGAACCCTTGTTCCTTGAGCGCTGGGCCGAGATGGACCTTTACGGCAAGATCAGGGCCCAAAGCCTGGGACGCCCCAAGTTTATCCTCCATGACGGCCCTCCCTATGCCAACGGCCACATTCATCTGGGGCATGCCTTAAATAAGATCCTGAAAGATATCATTATCAAATCCCGGCAGATGACGGGATATGACAGCCCTTACGTGCCGGGCTGGGATTGTCACGGCCTGCCCATCGAACACCAGGTGGACAAAGAACTGAAGGCCAAAAAACTGCGCCTGTCCCAGGTCGAGGTGCGCCAGCGCTGCCGGGCCTACGCCGGCCAGTTCATCGATATCCAACGCGCCGAATTCAAGCGTCTGGGGGTCTTGGGAAACTGGGATCACCCCTACCTCACCATGAAAGATGCTTACGTGGCGGAAATCCTCGAGGAATACGGCCAGTTCTACTTCAGCGGCGCCATTCACCGGAGCAAAAAGCCCATCCACTGGTGCGCCACCTGCCGCACCGCCCTGGCCGAAGCCGAGGTGGAATATGAAGACCACCGCACCCCGACTATTTTCGTCAAATTTTCTCTTGTGACCCCTCCGCCCCAGATGCCAGAATTAGGGGCCGGCAAAAAAACCGCCCTGGTCATCTGGACCACCACCCCCTGGACTCTGCCTGCCAACCTGGCCATCGCGATGCACCCGAACCTGGAATACGTGGGTATGGATGTGGGCGACGAAGTCCTGGTGCTGGCCGCCGACCTGGCCCCGGGCCTGTTGAGTCTGTGGGGACTCACGGGGCAGGAAATCTTCAAGGTCAAGGGACGCAAGCTCGAAGGCGCTCTCTGCCGCCATCCCTGGCTGGAACGTGACTCCCAGGTCATCCTGGCCAATTACGTCACCCTGGAAGCGGGCACCGGCCTGGTGCACATCGCGCCGGGACACGGCCAGGAAGACTACGACAGCGGCCGCAAGTATAATCTGGAACCCTATTCGCCGGTGGACGACTTCGGCAAATTTACCCAGGAAGTGCCTGAGTTTGCCGGTCAAAAAGTCTGGGAGGCCAACTCCGGCATCATTGAACTCCTCAAGGCCAAAGGCAAACTCCTGTCGGCCCAGGAGCTGACCCACAGCTACCCCCACTGCTGGCGCTGCAAACAACCCATCATTTTCAGGGCCACCGAGCAGTGGTTCATTTCTATGGAAACCAATGACCTGAGGTCCAAGGCCCTGGCGGCCATCGACCGGGTCACCTGGATTCCCCGCTGGGGCCGGGAGCGCATCTACCAGATGGTGGAGCGGCGCCCGGACTGGTGCATCTCCCGCCAGCGGGCCTGGGGCGTGCCCATTGTGGCCTTTCACTGCGTAGGCTGCGGCAAGGTGCTGCTTACTCCCGAGATTTTAGAGAGCATCATCGCCCGGGTACGTGAGGAAGGTGCGGATCTTTGGTTTGCAGACTCTGCGGCATCACTGCTCCCGCCGGGAACCACGTGCGCCTGCGGCGGCTCCGATTTCAAGAAAGAAACCGACATTCTGGACGTTTGGTTCGATTCCGGGGTAAGTTGGGCCGCGGTGGTGGAACCCGACCCGACTCTGGCCCTGCCCGCCGACCTCTATTTAGAGGGCTCGGACCAGCACCGGGGCTGGTTTCACTCCAGCCTCCTAACCTGCGTCGGCACCCGGGGCCACGCCCCTTATAAGGGTGTGCTGACCCATGGCTTTGTGGTGGACGGCGACGGCCGCAAGATGTCCAAGTCCCTGGGGAACGTCATCGCCCCCCAGGAAGTGATGGACAAATACGGCGCCGAAATCTTGCGCCTGTGGGTGGCCGCAGAGGACTACCGGGATGACGTCCGCCTCTCCCCGGACATCCTCAAGCAACTGGCCGATGCTTACCGGCGCTTCCGCAACACCGCCCGCTTCATGTTAGGCAACCTCTCCGACTTCGACCCCGAGCGCGACTGGCTCGAACCGGATAAGCGGGAGGAACTGGATCGCCTGGCCCTGTCCTGGCTGGCCCAGTTGCTGGCCCGGGTCAAGCGCGCTTACGAAGACTACGAATTCCACCAGGCCTTCCACCGTCTGCACCAATTCTGTGCCGTGGAAATGAGCGCCATCTACCTGGACATCTTGAAAGATCGCCTCTACGTCTCCAAGGCTGATTCACGGGAGCGCAGGAGCGCCCAGAGCACGTTATTCGACCTGCTCCAAGGCCTGACCCTGGCCATGTCCCCCATCCTGTCGTTTACCGCGGATGAAATTTGGGGATATATTCCCGGCTCCGGCCGTCCCGAAAGTGTCCACTTGGGCGATTTTCCCGAGCCGCCCCCGGGCTTGCCTGACGAGGCTTTGCTGGCCAAGTACGACTTTTTGCTCAAAATCCGGGGCGAAATCAACCGGAAGCTGGAAGAGGCCCGGAAGACCAAGCTTATTGCTGCGTCACAGGAAGCTGTGATATATTTGGGCGCGACCGGTGAACGGTTTGAGAAACTGCAGGGTCTCATCTCTGAGCTTAAAACCTTGGCTCAAGTGGCTGAATTGAAGGTCGAGCCTATCGAAGTCCTTTCAGGGGAAGGTATCATCTCGGGAGAGATTTCCGGTTTAGCGGTGCTCGTGAAAAAAGCCTCGGGAGAAAAATGCGTCCGATGCTGGTTCCATTATCCAGGAGTTGGCGAAGACCCCAAACATCCCCAAATATGCGCCCGCTGCCGGCAGGTCCTGGAGGACTAA
- a CDS encoding BrnA antitoxin family protein has translation MNSQSQTDWERIDALKDDEIDYSEIPDLGEDEAFWAQAEVLVPLTIWVDPDVLAWFKGKGKGYEARISAALRDYKENHSKR, from the coding sequence ATGAACAGTCAGTCGCAGACCGATTGGGAAAGAATTGATGCCCTGAAGGATGATGAGATAGATTATTCCGAAATCCCCGACCTAGGGGAAGATGAAGCCTTTTGGGCTCAGGCTGAGGTCTTGGTGCCTTTGACTATCTGGGTCGATCCGGACGTGCTTGCCTGGTTTAAGGGGAAAGGGAAGGGATATGAGGCGCGCATCAGTGCGGCGCTGCGGGACTACAAGGAGAATCACAGTAAGCGATGA